Proteins encoded in a region of the Magallana gigas chromosome 8, xbMagGiga1.1, whole genome shotgun sequence genome:
- the LOC105344591 gene encoding thialysine N-epsilon-acetyltransferase isoform X1 has product MCIVIRKAEVKDCPGIFDLITELAIHEKHQDQMKISLEKFREDGFGDNTKFQCFVAECEENDTLRLIGYVIYFNTYSTWQGKCIHMEDIYVVPEYRSKGIGSKLIGSVCKVADLQNCGRVQFIVRDSNKSAMKFYKHQGAIDLTEVQEWHLFRLTSDAIEKVAAKYD; this is encoded by the exons ATGTGTATTGTAATACGGAAAGCGGAAGTAAAGGACTGCCCAGGGATTTTCGATTTAATAACG gAATTGGCCATTCATGAGAAACACCAGGACCAGATGAAAATTAGTCTAGAGA AATTTCGAGAAGATGGTTTTGGTGACAACACAAAATTCCAGTGCTTTGTCGCAGAGTGTGAAGAAAATG ATACATTAAGGCTTATCGGGTACGTTATTTACTTCAATACGTATTCTACCTGGCAAGGTAAATGCATTCACATGGAGGATATCTACGTGGTTCCCGAGTACCGCAGTAAGGGCATAGGATCAAAATTGATTGGGTCTGTCTGTAAG GTTGCTGATTTACAAAACTGTGGAAGAGTTCAATTCATTGTTCGGGATTCGAACAAATCTGCcatgaaattttacaaacatCAAGGAGCAATAGATTTGACAGAAGTGCAAGAATGGCATCTGTTTCGATTAACCAGTGATGCGATAGAGAAAGTAGCAGCAAAATatgattaa
- the LOC105344591 gene encoding thialysine N-epsilon-acetyltransferase isoform X2, whose translation MKISLEKFREDGFGDNTKFQCFVAECEENDTLRLIGYVIYFNTYSTWQGKCIHMEDIYVVPEYRSKGIGSKLIGSVCKVADLQNCGRVQFIVRDSNKSAMKFYKHQGAIDLTEVQEWHLFRLTSDAIEKVAAKYD comes from the exons ATGAAAATTAGTCTAGAGA AATTTCGAGAAGATGGTTTTGGTGACAACACAAAATTCCAGTGCTTTGTCGCAGAGTGTGAAGAAAATG ATACATTAAGGCTTATCGGGTACGTTATTTACTTCAATACGTATTCTACCTGGCAAGGTAAATGCATTCACATGGAGGATATCTACGTGGTTCCCGAGTACCGCAGTAAGGGCATAGGATCAAAATTGATTGGGTCTGTCTGTAAG GTTGCTGATTTACAAAACTGTGGAAGAGTTCAATTCATTGTTCGGGATTCGAACAAATCTGCcatgaaattttacaaacatCAAGGAGCAATAGATTTGACAGAAGTGCAAGAATGGCATCTGTTTCGATTAACCAGTGATGCGATAGAGAAAGTAGCAGCAAAATatgattaa